Genomic DNA from Coffea arabica cultivar ET-39 chromosome 7e, Coffea Arabica ET-39 HiFi, whole genome shotgun sequence:
CTCATTATAAATACCGGCCCCCTCCACATTCCAAACACACTCAACCTCCACATTCTGCCATCTTCTGCCACCTCCACCACCCCCACTGCTCCCACAAAATGGAAAGCTTTTCTCCCAACTGGGCTACTTGTGCACTCGTGTGGGTTGCAACGGTGGTTATTATCACCCAACTCTCGAAGCATTTCCATCAGAAAAAACTCAACCTCCCACCAGGTCCAAGGCAATGGCCAATAATCGGAAACTTAAACCTCATTGGCACCCTTCCTCATCGCTCACTCCATCAACTCTCCCTAACATATGGCCCCCTAATGCACCTTCAGTTCGGCTCCTTCcctgacaggttgtcgaagcctgtgcaataataaatacctgctcaaactaaaagtgatttctgtagatagcggtgagcaggatcgaatccacagggactgggagtaattgtttcttttcaagttcacagtgacaaggggggtgtttttatgcagaaagtgacaatcaaataaatgcaaataaaatctaagaagctactaaaaattaaataacaaattatcacaatcaaatgaatgataattaaggatctagccaaggaataacttcagcaatggttcacctaattgatcatcgataagcaaaggcaattccaattatttactaataaataggttataactgccaaacaagcgatgacagtcaacccctccttactgtgtcgatgattaaggtacgcccgttaatcactgctctaattgagaaataatcttaggtacgcccgtagaatttaattccccaattgccttacgtattagaggagccctattctaaccaaataacacactaccagggttattttagattagcctgcgtatccccctgacacgaatctaatcgtgtcagttgtcactattttgaggtaattaaacaattacggatttaacgccccaattgacaatagattacccaatcaattaattatccggatccaagacaatcaacgaattaaataaccataagcatagTAATTAGAGAATacacgaataccaataaataaaagggagaaattaaattaaatcgatctcacaatttttaggcgaaccagagccttcgttgctccttgactagaTTTGGAAAATTAGTTCATAGTTGATGAACTAAACCCACAGGAAATTGAAGTAGGAGCTGCGGCCATTGATTAGAAAATTGGGCAATGCAATTCACCCGAAGGAATAAAGCAAAGTAAAGTAACAATGGATGATTTAGTCTTCAGTGCTCCTGACTCACGTAGAGGTAGCCACAAAATATTCcaagaaaagtcaaaagctcTCCACTACAAGACGAAGGAGACCCAATGGTCAAAGGAAAAGCTAAActataaaaatggaagaaactaAGAAGGAAGCCAGCTCCCTCTGTGCGGCGGCTTTGTGCGGCGCCCTCCCTTGCGGAGAGGACTCCGGAGGAATAAGAAGCTCTCCACTTCAGCCCTGCGTTCCTCCTTTTAATGCTGCCATCTGCGAATTACCAAAAAAGACTTGTATCTCCTTATTCCAGAAATGCCCTCGATTGCCTGCTATGTGAACTCTTTCTCGATAACTGTCAAATTGGCCTTTATTGTGAcatttttgttctactccctgaaataaatgtaaattacgaaaagtgagtagaatctaataattaattcacattGGGTTAagtaataggaaaaattaataataaaattaactatcaaattgcaacctatcaatttcccccacacctaaaccatgcttgtcctcaagcataagaaaagtaaacaagCACCAATATTTGATAATGGTCATTGCTCTATCCAACAAATTGCCAAggtaccaagaaaaataataatcaagaatcaatggtcaagtccaagaaacatcactccggttagcttctaaaccacaaactcctctaattttaggttaactaatctaagaaaaaggaatgacgcataacatttatcagtaaatggtccaactattaaccaaaatcttcaacattaaatccataattcggcaagctgacttttattacacactaacacaaccttcacttgttttttctactttttttttttttttttttgcgattctttttttgtttttcaatagtaacaaaagacttagtcgctagccatttgagccttttgacgcgaactccaacattggccagatgaaggagcccggttactcagcttctatcgccacgtgaccacgtactcatagaaattactactttttgacgcgagaatcaacacttttaggtgcagatccccggttactcagtagtaactaatagcggagtacagtccaatttattcatagctaaaaatcacaaaaacttaatataacaaaagaaccaaaagaaaacttgcatcagctagcctcatttcaaacatggagaactaaagttaataaccggaccaattcacatgaaaatgccaataatcattccctatgcctaggaaagttaaccaaaaattataagagtaaaacaatcatcgatattcaccaaagagatgtttttgaattcaaccacattaacttgatacccttttattattaaaacttggcaaaagcagaaatagaggcaataatccaacatcaaaccttGGCATGCACTTACGAGCcaatcactaaaaaaaaaaaaaaaagaaaaaaaaaaagaaaaagaaaatgaacgaaagacactagcaccataactgctccccccccacacctaaatcctacattgtcctcaatggaggtaataaagtaatgaaagtgaagaggacaacgaaacttccctgTTGAACAGCTAAGGGATAGGAGGAAACAGTGGAGGGAAACCGAGTTCTGAGACATCCTTGCCACTTGGCGGGTGATGTTCGTCATTTGCTCATCTACGTTGTGAACCTGTGCTTGTAAGTGGCGTCATTCACCATTGACGCCAATTATCACCCCAAACAACAAAAGACAGAATATCCAACAATGATAGCAACCAACAAATGCAAATCCATAGTCACTGGCGTTCCCCAACTCAATAGTCAAATGCAAAAGCAAACACGGGCACCCAAGCCCAAATATGGTCAACAAAGCAACAGTTGcactccaaaatcaacaaccAGAAACTATTATCAATAACTGGAAACTAGCAAAGTCACGTCAATAAGCACAGGGACTACCCAATTCAGTTAGTCAACAAGCAAACTTGGGCCATCCACACTCTCAACAAATGCATTctaaaatttcaacaaatgccTCCACCAGTCAAACCATAACAACTGCCCCAATAATATGCTAAATTCAGCAATAGAAGTGTAGAAAATTAGCAATAGCAACACAGTCACACGGTCTTGGCAATTGATCAAATATCCAACCAACTAGAGTTAACAAGTTCCAgataaaatattccaataatagCACCTAAAGACTCAACAAATGCCCCCAGAAATTTTAACAAATGTTATAGCAGATCAAAGCAATGGTAGAGCAATAGCCCCAAGTATGTACTAAGCCACCAGGTGGGAACCCCGGCCACCGAAGTCACAGACAATGGTCTCCAGAAGTGCAATATTAACCAATCACTAAGATGCCCCCAACAATTAAACGAAATTCTATCACCCCCAACAAGCTAGGTAAGCAGCACAGGCTCCCAATTCAACAAATAACAGTAGGACTGATTAACTCAAAGTCCCAACAAAGAGCTCAAGGAAACGAGCAATTGACATCGACCGACAGAGTACTTGAAAGCAAAGCAATCAACTAAGAATGTCGCACTCAACCCAATAAACCCTGTGGTGCTCAAATGGGTAATTAACAACAATCCCAATAGCAGGGAACTCCTCCAAATAATGCCAATCAATTTAAGCAGATAATGCAGCCACGGAGTTTTCCAATCCAGCCAAGCAATTAAGTCCAAGAAATAGTGCTGGAAACAATTGGGTATAAGTGTTCTAGGGGTGAATACCTCCACCTGTTATGGAAGAGGGATAGCGCGTGGCCGTGGTGGCGAGTGGCTGTGGCTGCTGGCGGACAGAGTGAGAGAGCAGGGGGAGAAAGCAGCAGACAGGGGAAAAGGGCTGCGGCCTCCGTGTGCAGAGCAGCAGCGGCGGCTGAGAAGCTGAGTCGCTCGCAAGGGGCTGCTGGATAGATCGACGGGCAGCGGCTGGCGTGCGTCCGTGGCTTTGGGAGGCAGCGGCGGCGGCACAGAGGATGGGCCGCGGCTGGCTGGGGTCGCGGGCGTGCGGCCAGTAGCAGACAGTAGAGGCGAAGCGAGCTGCCCGCGCTTGCGGGAGTGGAAGGCGGCTGTGTGGACGGCGCTGTCTGGCGGGCGGCGATGCGGGCTGGTGGATGTCCGCTAGACGGCGGCGGTGGACCAGAGAGGCATCGGGCCCGCGCGAGAGCTTTGGGTCTCGGGCAAGGCGGAACGGCGTCGCGCGGTCTGGTCGAGGAAGAAAAGAGCTGGCAGCGTGGGCGGTGCGTGCGACGGCAGGCTGCGGCAGTCGCGGCGAGCTTGGGCTTGGGCTTCGTGAGCAGATGGTGGTGCCGCGCCGCGATGGGGCTGCTGGTAGGAGCCGCGGAGTGGTGGAGGTGGTCGCGAGATGGTGCGAAGATGAAAGAAAGGAGGTAGAGCTGGTGGCGGTAGCTGTGGGCGGCAGCAGACCAGAGATTCGGTGGAGCTGGAGCCGAGgtggagaagaaagaaagaaaagagaaagaaagaagaaaaaaagaaagaaagaagaaagaaaagaagaaaaagaaaaagagagaaattgctgtttgttgtttttttttttcaaaaatgtttcttttcttttttttcttccaattaTGAGGCTCTTTGAGCCACGGaaataattttcctttttcaaaattttttttttttcttcttcttttttttttttttttttaaatttgaaaacTAAAGCTACGGTGATAAGCaatgtttaaatttttttttttttttaatccttacctttcccgcgaacgtgacgcgggcacgtcaagagaacaagagagctcccagaagtttctgatcgtgagcttcctgcacgtcaccacgcgggcacgtcatgagagcaagagagctcccagaagtttctgATCCTGAGCTTCCTGCTCGTCatcacgcgggcgcgtcatgactgAAGGTCACCTACAAGtcagcaaaaacgaaaattaacacccaaaatcagtcaaattcaaagaaaatagaTTTAAACTAAGACACGAAACCAATcaagcaattaaaagaaacaattgggttgcctcccaatgagcgcctttctttaatgtctttggctagacatgctaTGCTTGTTCACGggggataaaatcttgtggctcgtttcaatgcttcatcttcaatatgatcctggtaaccctcatagatggagtaatctttgagcacacgagttacgggcttccatggactagtaaatggcgCTAAACAAGTCAACAATGATCTGCATTCTccactcactcctccatcacacgcattcattggttcaagatattttgccatctccactcttaacttattcctgtcatgaaattttaaattttctggtataataaaatcaatttcagtaACAGGAGTTGAAGAATAggagtcaggaaaatattgattaaggagtggagaagatgtcaccgcatttggagattgttcactggaatCGTTCACTTGAATGAGTTGATCCTGGagtctcatttcttgcacttcagcttccttttcaactgcatctttaaatccgttttcttgaaactcttgcagttccatgtcatttggccggacaattgcactctcatcttcttctagatcaacaatggtttccgagggcaattcttccctttgagaagccaatcgattcactctggatgtcaatagacatagttgatctgccagataattcattgcatccttcatcatctcatcctccatttgtgtctcctgttggaattggtatgtgttagtagctattggttcaactatttcttcaggatacatacctgacatagatgacgattcttgagactcatactgctgaaaattcattggccccgttgaataattataattggagttttcccaccatccttgatcatacccgtatGGATtagggtcataccacgtttgagaccagggtgaaaaatctccgTAATTATTGAATGGGACACTCtgattatcttgatattcggggcacatacctgttgaatgatccctggcataacaaattttacaggttgcagcagccattctttttcTAATAGAGTTTACTGCCTCTGCATATGCAGACTCAGCAATAAAACTAGTCACATCGCATTTTCCGGAAAGAAAATCCAGTATTTCACCAAAATACGaagtgttagaagccataaaaaaaataagagaaaaaaaaaatgaattaaaaatgaaaacaaggtgaactcaaaaagaaacaaattaatctgacaccagtccccggcaacggcgccaaaaattgacaggttgtcgaagcctgtgcaataataaatacctgctcaaactaaaagtgatttctgtagatagcggtgAGCAGGATCGAATCCACAGGCattgggagtaattgtttcttttcaagttcacagtgacaaggggggtgtttttatgcagaaagtgacaatcaaataaatgcaaataaaatctaagaagctactaaaaattaaataacaaattaccaaaatcaaatgaatgataattaaggatctagccaaggaataacttcagcaatggttcacctaattgatcatcgataagcaaaggcaattccaattatttactaataaataggttataactgccaaacaagcgatgacagtcaacccctccttactgtgtcgatgattaaggtacgcccgttaattactgctctaattgagaaataatcttaggtacgcccgtagaatttaattccccaattgccttacgtattagaggagccctattctaaccaaataacacactaccagggttattttagattagcctgcgtatccccctgacacgaatctaatcgtgtcagttgtcactattttgaggtaattaaacaattacggatttaacgccccaattgacaatagattacccaatcaattaattatccggatccaagacaatcaacgaattaaataatcataagcaTAGTAATTAGAGAATacacgaataccaataaataaaagggagaaattaaattaaatcgatctcacaatttttaggcgaaccagagccttcgttgctccttgactagaTTTGGAAAATTAGTTCATAGTTGATGAACTAAACCCACAGGAAATTGAAGTAGGAGCTGCGGCCATTGATTAGAAAATTGGGCAATGCAATTCACCCGAAGGAATAAAGCAAAGTAAAGTAACAATGGATGATTTAGTCTTCAGTGCTCCTGACTCACGTAGAGGTAGCCACAAAATATTCcaagaaaagtcaaaagctcTCCACTACAAGACGAAGGAGACCCAACGGTCAAAGGAAAAGCTAAActataaaaatggaagaaactaAGAAGGAAGCCAGCTCCCTCTGTGCGGCGGCTTTGTGCGGCGCCCTCCCTTGCGGAGAGGACTCCGGAGGAATAAGAAGCTCTCCACTTCAGCCCTGCGTTCCTCCTTTTAATGCTGCCATCTGCGAATTACCAAAAAAGACTTGTATCTCCTTATTCCAGAAATGCCCTCGATTGCCTGCTATGTGAACTCTTTCTCGATAACTGTCAAATTGGCCTTTATTGTGAcatttttgttctactccctgaaataaatgtaaattacgaaaagtgagtagaatctaataattaattcacattGGGTTAagtaataggaaaaattaataataaaattaactatcaaattgcaacctatcattCCCGGTTGTCGTTGGCTCCTCTGTGGAGATGGCCAAAGTTTTCCTCAAAACCATGGACCTCACATTTGCAGGGAGGCCTAAAACTGCTGCCGGAAAATATACCACTTATAATTACTCCGACCTGCTTTGGTCCCCTTACGGACCATACTGCTGCCAGGCACGTAAGATTTTCCTTACGGAATTATTCAGTGCAAAAAGACTCGAATCATACGAACATATTCGGGTGGAAGAAATGAATTCACTTCTGCTGCAGCTATTCAAATCATCGGGCAAGCCTGTCGTTTTGAAAGATTATCTTTCAACAGGGAGTTTGAACGTGATTAGCAGGATGGTCCTGGGGAAAACATACATTGATGAGTCTGAGAACTCAATTGTCACGCCCGAAGAGTTCAGGCAAATGATGGACGAGCTTTTTTTGCTGACTGGTGTGTTTAACATTGGTGATTTCATACCTTGGATCGATTTCTTGGATTTGCAAGGGTATATCAAGAGGATGAAAatcttgagcaagaaatttgaTAGGTTTCTGGAGCATGTTCTCGATGAGCATAATGCCCAAAGGAAGGACGAAACTAATTGCGTCAGCAAGGACTTGGTGGACGTCCTTCTGGGCCTTGCAGATGATCCCACTTTGGAGGTGAAGCTAGAGAGGCGTGGAGTCAAGGCATTGACTCTGGTATATGTTACTTACAAACTGCATAACGCATGCTGTCAACTTTTAAACGACtgaaaacttgacaaaaaatagTCAGTGATCTTTTGAACTTGAATACTCCCCAAAATTTTCTTTGCTACTGAAAACTTGAAAGTAGTCAGGATCTTTGGAGTTTGAGGAAAATTTTTCAGTGGAGGCAGAATTAACAAGAAAATTCTTTTTAATCCTTCTAAAAGAAGTTGCTTTTGATAAAGGTACTCAAACAAGTAAGACATTGTTGACCATGTACATTCAATTTGCAACTTAAAAAGTTTGTGGGTAAAGTCAGTTTGCAAGTCAAGAAGTTGATTAGAACTTGAGTTTTGCTGATAAGTTGGTTCTATTCATTTGTTTAGTTTTTgccaaattattataatatccATGATAGTGAGATTTATTTCACATTCCAGAGGGAAGCACAAATAATAATTCTTAAGAAATTCCAAGCCTATTGTAAGCAATTTTTTTGGTGCCATGCTTCTGCAAGAAATAGCCactttttttgcaattttttttaggtTATTCTCTAAGCACGGTTTTtaactaatttttattttttttattacgtTGTCATCCAGATATCACATCCACAACATTGAGAAATAATAAGTTTAAGAACTTAAATAACTGGACTAAGTTTCTTGCTGCACTTTGCGTAATGATTGAACTCTAGGACCTACTTGTTGCTGGAACCGAAACCTCGGCGATTACAATAGAATGGGCCATTTCGGAGCTACTGAAAAATCCAGAAATATTCGACAAGGCAGCCGAAGAACTCGACTGTGTTATTGGTCAGAATCGATGGGTGAAAGAGAAGGACATGCCAAATCTTCCTTACATAGAGGCTATTGTTAAAGAAACAATGCGTATGCACCCCGTCGCATTGCTAGCGCCAAGATGTGCTCGCGAAGATTGCAAAGTTGCAGGGTACGATATTCAAAAGGGAACCCGAGTCGCCGTCAATGTTTGGTCAATTGGGAGGGACCCCGAATTGTGGGAGAAGCCAGAGGAATTTTGGCCCGACAGATTCATGGGAAAGGACATTGACTTCAAAGGGCAAGACTGTAAGTTCCTGCCATTTGGTGCTGGAAGAAGAATGTGCCCAGCGTACAGTTTAGGCCTCAAGGTTGTCCAATCTAGTTTGGCCAATCTTTTACATGGATACAGATGGAAGTTACCAAATGACATGAAACCTGAGGACCTGGACATGGAAGAAAGATTCGGCATTACTACACCAAGAAAGATCCCACTTGTTGCCATTGTTGAGCCTCGGCTTCCTCGTAATCTTTATTCACTATGATTCACTACGTGTATGTTTGATCTCCCAGTATCATCATTATCAACTTGTGTTCAAATAAATCAGCCCTGCAAGTTTAGAATTTGTAGCTGCACTTATATGTGTTTGCCAATTGCCACAACGCTACAAACCCTTGCAGTAGGTGCATGGCATATGCGAAATCACTGAGATTTTTATAGCTATTGAAGTCCAAATTTGTGCGCAATTGTGTGAAACTGTGAATATGCACACCCCTGATGTTCCAAATACAATCTATAACATTCTGACGCTAATTTAAATCTGCAATAGCAGGTTTACGGTCAAAGCAATGTGCTCTTTGC
This window encodes:
- the LOC113700597 gene encoding trimethyltridecatetraene synthase-like, with the translated sequence MESFSPNWATCALVWVATVVIITQLSKHFHQKKLNLPPGPRQWPIIGNLNLIGTLPHRSLHQLSLTYGPLMHLQFGSFPVVVGSSVEMAKVFLKTMDLTFAGRPKTAAGKYTTYNYSDLLWSPYGPYCCQARKIFLTELFSAKRLESYEHIRVEEMNSLLLQLFKSSGKPVVLKDYLSTGSLNVISRMVLGKTYIDESENSIVTPEEFRQMMDELFLLTGVFNIGDFIPWIDFLDLQGYIKRMKILSKKFDRFLEHVLDEHNAQRKDETNCVSKDLVDVLLGLADDPTLEVKLERRGVKALTLDLLVAGTETSAITIEWAISELLKNPEIFDKAAEELDCVIGQNRWVKEKDMPNLPYIEAIVKETMRMHPVALLAPRCAREDCKVAGYDIQKGTRVAVNVWSIGRDPELWEKPEEFWPDRFMGKDIDFKGQDCKFLPFGAGRRMCPAYSLGLKVVQSSLANLLHGYRWKLPNDMKPEDLDMEERFGITTPRKIPLVAIVEPRLPRNLYSL